The Carassius carassius chromosome 31, fCarCar2.1, whole genome shotgun sequence genome includes a region encoding these proteins:
- the LOC132111345 gene encoding somatostatin receptor type 1-like encodes MASCCTCDVCECDACGCGVTVHGAETSQRRDARSGVSQYQCAHLLIYKLLKIHRKAQNSVGMLPNDTFKNLEDGLYLINFSSNETHNGDSHGSSAIFISFIYSVVCLVGLCGNSMVIYVIFRYAKMKTATNIYILNLAIADELLMLSVPFLVTSSLLHHWPFGSLLCRLVLSVDAINMFTSIYCLTVLSIDRYISVVHPIKAARYRRPTIAKMVNLGVWMFSILVILPIIIFSTTAPNSDGSVACNMQMPEPERRWMAVFVIYAFLMGFLFPVIAICMCYILIIVKMRVVALKAGWQQRKKSERKITLMVMMVVTVFVICWMPFHIMQLVSVFVQQHNATLSQLAVILGYANSCANPILYGFLSDNFRRSFQRILCLRWWDNATEEPIDYYATALKSRGYSVDDFQPDNLESGSTYRNGTCTSRTTTL; translated from the coding sequence ATGGCGTCATGTTGCACGTGTGACGTCTGTGAGTGTGATGCTTGTGGATGTGGAGtaactgtccatggtgctgaaacgTCGCAGCGTCGGGATGCGCGTTCCGGAGTCTCGCAGTATCAGTGCGCGCATCTTCTAATTTataaactcttaaaaatacatAGAAAGGCTCAAAACAGTGTCGGAATGCTGCCCAACGACACCTTCAAGAACCTGGAGGATGGTTTATATTTGATAAACTTCTCCAGCAACGAGACGCATAACGGGGATTCTCACGGCAGCAGCGCGATCTTCATCTCCTTCATCTATTCTGTAGTCTGTCTGGTGGGACTCTGTGGAAACTCGATGGTGATTTATGTGATCTTCAGGTATGCGAAGATGAAAACTGCGACGAACATCTACATTTTAAACTTGGCGATCGCGGATGAGTTACTCATGTTGAGTGTGCCTTTCTTAGTCACCTCTTCGTTACTTCACCACTGGCCCTTTGGTTCTCTCCTGTGTCGATTGGTTTTAAGTGTTGATGCTATTAACATGTTCACCAGCATCTATTGTCTGACTGTGTTGAGTATCGATCGCTACATCTCCGTGGTGCATCCCATCAAAGCAGCCCGGTACCGGAGACCCACCATCGCCAAAATGGTCAACTTAGGAGTCTGGATGTTCTCCATCCTGGTCATCCTACCCATCATCATCTTCTCCACCACTGCACCCAACTCGGACGGATCGGTGGCTTGCAACATGCAGATGCCTGAGCCCGAGCGTCGGTGGATGGCTGTATTTGTGATCTACGCCTTTCTGATGGGCTTTCTCTTCCCTGTCATTGCCATATGCATGTGCTACATCCTTATCATAGTGAAGATGCGGGTGGTCGCGTTGAAAGCGGGCTGGCAGCAGCGAAAAAAGTCCGAGAGGAAGATCAcgctgatggtgatgatggtggtgaCGGTGTTTGTGATCTGCTGGATGCCTTTTCACATCATGCAGCTGGTCAGCGTGTTCGTCCAGCAGCACAACGCCACCCTCAGTCAGCTGGCTGTGATTTTGGGATATGCCAACAGCTGTGCCAACCCCATCCTGTACGGATTCCTGTCGGACAACTTCAGACGCTCCTTCCAGAGGATTTTATGCCTCCGGTGGTGGGATAACGCCACGGAGGAGCCCATAGATTACTATGCCACGGCTCTGAAGAGTCGAGGATACAGTGTGGATGACTTTCAGCCCGACAATCTGGAGTCGGGCAGCACGTACAGGAATGGCACCTGCACATCTAGAACTACAACGCTGTAG